One region of Fragaria vesca subsp. vesca linkage group LG4, FraVesHawaii_1.0, whole genome shotgun sequence genomic DNA includes:
- the LOC101314654 gene encoding uncharacterized protein At4g14100-like: protein MKQLNRPVQLCLATSTWLIVVTGSNLTPTPTPWPEQFHALLYMNLTSSGHLQLSDVWYDWPRGRNVNIFQKQLGELLYDVEWNNGTSYYFTLGEGGHCQVMEFEVGIPRPDFLDGANYLGTEVTDGFLCNVWEKVDFIWYYEDVQTKRPVRWDFYDGITNHVMTFDVGAVLPDSVTQAPAYCFNQNLDAADA from the exons ATGAAGCAACTGAATCGACCGGTACAACTATGCTTAGCAACCTCAACCTGGCTAATCGTAGTGACTGGCTCAAACCTAACCCCAACACCTACACCATGGCCAGAGCAGTTTCACGCTCTTCTGTACATGAACCTCACTTCCTCAGGCCATCTCCAGCTTAGTGATGTATGGTACGACTGGCCTAGAGGCAGAAACGTAAACATATTTCAGAAGCAGCTGGGTGAGCTTTTGTATGATGTAGAGTGGAACAACGGCACGTCGTATTACTTCACCTTGGGGGAGGGAGGGCATTGCCAGGTTATGGAGTTTGAAGTGGGTATTCCTCGGCCTGATTTTCTTGATGGAGCAAACTACCTTGGGACAGAGGTCACTGATGGGTTTCTGTGCAACGTGTGGGAGAAGGTGGATTTCATTTGGTACTATGAAGATGTTCAAACTAAGAGACCTGTCCGTTGGGATTTCTATGATG GAATAACTAATCACGTCATGACATTTGATGTTGGTGCAGTCTTGCCGGATTCAGTTACTCAAGCACCTGCGTACTGTTTCAATCAAAATTTAGATGCTGCTGATGCGTAA